The window GAAAGGTGAACAGAATCATCCGATACGTGCTGCTTATCTTGTGTGTTCAAACTCTCCTGCTTCGTATCCAAAACTAACGGCTGTGCCGCAGGGACGGAAGATGGCGGGCGGTGGTACGGATGAGCCGATTTGCGACGCGGAGATGAAGACTTATGAGGTCTGGTCGAAGGGGGCATGTtgtagaagatgaaaaaggggaagaagaaagacaagAATTAAGGAATAATATAGCTACCGACAtaggagaaggaaaagattaGACGCGTATGAGTCTGGCCGAGGTGGACGTGACTAGCCAGCCCCTTTTCCCACGGTGATGCGATAAAAAATTGTGCGCGACGGCTGACAGGCATTGACACGTCAGGGCTTCTCAAAAACATGTTGAGCCGCCTGAAGCAAGATTTCTGGCCACCCTGCAGGACAGCAGTGAAATATTGACATAGTTACCCAGTTACTGTCGTTCTTTACCAGAGAGACTACACACAATCCCAAAATGGCCCACAAATCACACAGGCACAAGGCCCTCCAGGCCCAGCTCGAAGCTCAACCTACCATATCCCTTATATCCCAAAAAACTCGAAAGCCTCCCGCCCCGTCGATGGACATTGaccaagatgaagacgtTCTTATCAGTACCAACACTGCTTCGGCCCCTAATACCACTGGTCCTTCGGAAGCTCCTGCCGCTGCGGCCACTACATCTTCTGGATTTGCCCCTCTTAGCTCTGCTTCTCAATCCACTGTCCTGAAAAACGAGTTCAGAAGGATCCCTATCCCTCCGCATAGAATGACACCGTTGAAGAGAGACTGGGTCAACCTTTATACACCTATGGTGGAGATGCTCGGTCTTCAAGTCAGAATGAACCCGCAGCGAAAAGCTGTGGAGTTGAAGGTAGGCACAATCATTCATTCCTGGTCCAAAATTTGTTGCTCATAGTAGAGAAAGACTTCGGGGCACACTGTGGATTCTGGTGCGATTCAAAAAGGGGCCGACTTTGTCAAGGCCTATGCTCTTGGATTTGATGTCAATGTACGTTTCAAATAATGGACAACGAAAATTCGGTCATTGGCTTATAGAAAATATCAGGATGCTTTGGCGCTGTTGAGATTGGACGACTTGTATCTTGACTCTTTTGAGATCAAGGACGTCAAGACATTACATGGAGACCATCTGGCTCGTGCTATTGGTAAGCTGCTTTACGTCGTCATGATGAGTAAAATTGATGTAGTAACCAAATCTTTTAGGTCGTATAGCAGGTGAAGGTGGTAAGGTCAAGTTCTCTATCGAGAATGCCAGTAGAACACGAATTGTTCTGGCCGATACGTGCGTCCTGTCCGAGTTGTTCACTTTCAGTTGACATTGGAGCTGATCATCGCCGTTATAGTCACATCCATATTCTTGGTTCTGTACAAAATATCAAAATTGCGCGAGATGCTGTTGTTTCTCTTATTCTTGGTTCTCCTCCAGGTATGATCATATTGGTTGCTCATGGTAGGAGACATTCACTGATGAGATATTCAGGCAAAGTTTACGCGCATCTCAAGGCCGTCGGCGCAAGGATGAAGCAACGTTTTTAGAGTTCATTATTCTTCTGTCAGCATCTGGGCTATTTGTACAATTATATATCAGGGCTGCCTGTATGGCATGCATGTACACTCTATGTTTCTTCATTCAATACCTATATGCTCCTTGTGCATATACGTGTTTTGATCCTGGACGATTGGATTATGTAGGAGAAAGCAAAAGGAGGAGTGATCAGAAAAGCTGCACCACAGCGATAACGCCGTAAATCGCCGAAAATGCCACATTCGTATTGAGCTCTCTTAACTTACATTTTGACCATTGTTCTGCAAAACCCTCAGATATACCCATCACGACCGGCGATTTCAGAGGATAAAAAAGCATAACAGCAAAAATGGTGAGCATATGGGATGTCCCAAACCGAAGTGGCCAAAATGTTGCTAACATTCAATATAGAAACCTATCATTCTTCAAGGTCCGCTTTCATTTCTTATATAATTCAAACGCATCTCAACTAAATGTGCTATATCAATAGGTCATGAGCGATCTCTCAACCAAATTGTCTTTAACTCTGAAGGAgacctcctcttctccgcctcAAAGGACAGTGTCGTCAATGCCTGGTACACCTCAAATGGCGAGCGACTAGGGACTTATGGCGGAATCAAAGGCGGCGATGGGCACAACGGTAGTGTCTGGACAGTCTCGGTGGATTGTAAGTCGGATATTCTGATCAGGGTGTCATTGGATCTGTAAATGGAAGCGAGAATATAAGGGAATCTTGTATTTGGTCGGCGAGAGAGCACTTGCAGAAACAGTGATCAGGGGGAGGAAAATCGACTTGCACCTTTGGACGAGGTTTTTTGGACTTGACTGATCATCGAATACAATAGCTGAAACAAGATTTTTACTGACGGGCGGTGCCGACAATGCGATGAA of the Cryptococcus tetragattii IND107 chromosome 2, whole genome shotgun sequence genome contains:
- a CDS encoding pre-rRNA-processing protein PNO1, with translation MAHKSHRHKALQAQLEAQPTISLISQKTRKPPAPSMDIDQDEDVLISTNTASAPNTTGPSEAPAAAATTSSGFAPLSSASQSTVLKNEFRRIPIPPHRMTPLKRDWVNLYTPMVEMLGLQVRMNPQRKAVELKRKTSGHTVDSGAIQKGADFVKAYALGFDVNDALALLRLDDLYLDSFEIKDVKTLHGDHLARAIGRIAGEGGKVKFSIENASRTRIVLADTHIHILGSVQNIKIARDAVVSLILGSPPGKVYAHLKAVGARMKQRF